In Columba livia isolate bColLiv1 breed racing homer unplaced genomic scaffold, bColLiv1.pat.W.v2 Scaffold_729, whole genome shotgun sequence, a single genomic region encodes these proteins:
- the NANOS3 gene encoding nanos homolog 3 — translation MEPGPAFDMWRDYLGLSAMLVSPSPPPEPDHAGNEPPAPEQADPVPAPSGKAACAFCKHNGEARQVYGGHSLRDAGGRVLCPVLRSYVCPQCGATQDRAHTKRFCPLTRRGYTSVYTHPLRGGAGKRASGDAEK, via the coding sequence ATGGAGCCGGGTCCGGCGTTCGACATGTGGAGGGACTACCTGGGGCTGAGCGCCATGCTGGTGTCACCGTCACCGCCACCGGAGCCCGACCACGCCGGCAACGAGCCGCCGGCACCCGAGCAAGCGGATCCGGTGCCGGCGCCGTCCGGCAAAGCCGCGTGCGCCTTCTGCAAGCACAACGGCGAGGCGCGGCAGGTGTACGGCGGGCACAGCCTGCGCGACGCCGGCGGCCGAGTCCTGTGCCCGGTCCTGCGCAGCTACGTCTGCCCCCAGTGCGGCGCCACCCAGGACCGGGCGCACACCAAACGCTTCTGCCCGCTCACCCGCCGCGGTTACACCTCGGTGTACACCCACCCGCTGCGCGGCGGCGCCGGGAAACGGGCGAGCGGCGACGCCGAGAAGTAG